One region of Streptococcus salivarius genomic DNA includes:
- a CDS encoding sensor histidine kinase: MALIKKREYSLRTILLSYVVSLTVLSVISSLLIFYISTFGVIPANQVEIDLSAVRNDIETSKVFNPDILPDGTSYVFLTREFKLKKSNMPVNLQEESLLNYQFKNAHGGKYGYFQSFERSDGIVIVNYQLSPRYRNEWLNQHFPNANLLMIGSMMVTVLLIFITLTFYYASKLSRELRPILKATKKIAEQDLDFQTPKSRITEFNQVLSGLDHMRVALRESLMENWKAEQDKQNQISALTHDLKTPLTVARGNAELLAMTSLDENQTDLLEHFQKGIAQVDAYVKELSELNKMSLKKTLTLEEIPVKEFVEDIYDQTLSLAQTKQINVVFDKKEIEKETIGNWDRSLLNRAFMNIISNAVEHTPSGSQLLLTARVEDDEFKFICLDSGPGFSLESLEKATQLFYQEDKSRQSRNHSGLGLTIANDIIRLHHGSLSLSNDNGTGGAKVTIMLPL; this comes from the coding sequence GTGGCACTAATTAAAAAACGAGAGTACTCTCTAAGAACAATCTTGTTATCTTATGTCGTCAGTCTTACAGTTCTCTCTGTAATCAGCAGTCTTCTTATTTTTTATATTTCTACCTTCGGTGTCATTCCAGCAAATCAGGTAGAGATTGATTTATCTGCTGTGAGAAATGATATTGAGACTTCTAAGGTCTTTAATCCCGATATCTTACCCGATGGTACTAGTTATGTTTTTTTAACTAGGGAATTTAAGCTTAAGAAGTCTAACATGCCTGTTAATCTGCAAGAGGAATCCTTATTAAATTACCAATTCAAGAATGCTCATGGTGGCAAGTATGGGTATTTTCAGTCATTTGAACGATCAGATGGGATAGTCATTGTCAATTATCAACTATCACCTCGGTATCGTAATGAGTGGTTGAACCAGCATTTTCCTAATGCTAATCTATTGATGATTGGCTCAATGATGGTGACTGTCCTACTCATATTTATTACTTTAACTTTTTACTATGCTAGTAAATTGAGTCGAGAGTTGAGACCAATATTGAAGGCAACAAAGAAAATAGCAGAGCAAGACTTGGATTTTCAAACGCCCAAATCTAGAATTACTGAGTTTAACCAGGTTTTAAGTGGTTTGGATCATATGCGTGTAGCACTTCGTGAGTCTTTGATGGAAAATTGGAAGGCAGAGCAAGATAAACAAAATCAGATTTCTGCTTTGACACATGATTTAAAGACACCACTGACAGTCGCCCGTGGGAATGCGGAACTCTTAGCTATGACGTCCTTGGATGAAAATCAAACGGACTTGTTAGAGCATTTTCAAAAAGGGATTGCACAGGTTGATGCTTATGTGAAAGAGTTGTCCGAACTCAATAAAATGAGTTTGAAGAAAACCTTGACGCTTGAAGAAATTCCAGTTAAGGAATTTGTTGAAGACATTTACGATCAAACCTTGTCATTAGCTCAAACGAAACAAATCAATGTGGTATTTGACAAGAAGGAAATTGAGAAAGAAACCATAGGCAATTGGGACAGGTCTTTGTTGAATCGAGCTTTTATGAATATCATTTCGAATGCGGTAGAGCATACGCCTAGTGGTAGTCAGTTGCTCTTAACTGCTAGGGTAGAAGATGATGAATTCAAGTTTATCTGCCTTGATTCTGGCCCTGGATTTTCCCTTGAATCACTTGAAAAGGCCACTCAGCTCTTTTATCAAGAGGATAAAAGTAGACAGAGCCGCAATCATAGTGGACTTGGTCTGACTATTGCTAATGATATTATTCGCTTACACCATGGTAGTCTTTCTCTTTCAAATGACAATGGCACAGGGGGTGCTAAAGTGACTATCATGTTACCCCTTTAA
- a CDS encoding SIR2 family NAD-dependent protein deacylase, with amino-acid sequence MTKIQDAKKIIEEADKIVIGAGAGLTYSGSRFEVFFKDYIVRYGMQDMYSAAFYPFETAEERWGYWAKHIYHNRYQPEGLSLYRDLFDLVKDMDYFVITTNVDGQFMKTGFAPERFFEVQGNYGEWQCSVPCRQEVFDNEAAVMEMLKETKDLKIPTDLLPYCPNCGAQMTMHLRVDQSFVQDETWEASYEAYLGFIEGIEDQKVVFLELGVGYNTPTIIRYPFEKMTAVFPKAHLIRLNRDDLEGFAATKEKTISINDDMREVLRQWLAD; translated from the coding sequence ATGACAAAGATTCAAGATGCAAAGAAAATCATTGAAGAAGCAGATAAAATTGTGATAGGAGCGGGAGCTGGCTTAACCTACTCAGGCTCACGTTTTGAGGTTTTCTTTAAAGATTATATTGTTCGTTATGGCATGCAGGATATGTACTCTGCAGCTTTTTATCCTTTTGAGACCGCTGAAGAGCGCTGGGGTTATTGGGCTAAGCATATCTATCATAATCGTTACCAGCCAGAGGGACTTTCGCTTTATAGAGATCTTTTCGACTTGGTTAAGGACATGGATTATTTTGTGATTACGACCAATGTAGATGGGCAGTTTATGAAGACAGGATTTGCTCCGGAGCGTTTCTTTGAAGTTCAGGGCAATTACGGAGAGTGGCAGTGTTCAGTTCCTTGTCGTCAGGAAGTCTTTGATAATGAAGCGGCTGTCATGGAGATGCTAAAAGAAACAAAGGATTTAAAAATTCCAACTGACTTGCTACCGTATTGTCCAAATTGTGGGGCACAAATGACCATGCATTTACGTGTTGATCAATCTTTTGTCCAAGATGAGACCTGGGAGGCTTCTTATGAAGCTTATCTAGGATTTATAGAAGGGATTGAAGATCAAAAGGTTGTCTTCTTAGAATTGGGTGTCGGATACAATACGCCGACCATCATTCGCTATCCTTTTGAGAAAATGACAGCAGTATTTCCAAAGGCCCATTTGATTCGCCTCAATCGTGATGATCTTGAAGGTTTTGCTGCTACAAAGGAAAAGACAATTTCTATAAATGATGATATGAGGGAGGTACTCCGACAATGGCTAGCAGACTAG
- a CDS encoding (S)-acetoin forming diacetyl reductase: MSKVAIVTGAGQGIGFAIAKRLVEDGFKVGVLDYNAETAEKAVAELSADKAFAVVADVSKQAEVAAAFQKVVDHFGDLNVVVNNAGVAPTTPLDTITEEQFQRTFNINVGGVIWGAQAAQAQFKALGHGGKIINATSQAGVVGNPNLTVYGGTKFAVRGITQTLARDLADSGITVNAYAPGIVKTPMMFDIAHEVGKNAGKDDEWGMQTFAKDITLKRLSEPEDVAAAVSFLAGPDSNYITGQTIIVDGGMQFH; this comes from the coding sequence ATGTCAAAAGTTGCTATTGTTACAGGTGCAGGTCAAGGTATTGGTTTTGCGATTGCAAAACGTTTGGTTGAAGATGGTTTTAAAGTCGGAGTATTGGACTACAATGCTGAAACTGCAGAAAAAGCGGTTGCTGAATTGTCAGCAGATAAAGCATTTGCAGTTGTAGCTGATGTATCTAAACAAGCTGAAGTAGCAGCTGCTTTCCAAAAAGTTGTTGATCACTTTGGCGATTTGAATGTTGTTGTTAATAATGCCGGTGTGGCTCCAACAACACCTCTTGATACAATTACTGAAGAACAGTTCCAACGTACATTTAACATCAATGTCGGTGGTGTTATTTGGGGTGCTCAAGCTGCACAAGCACAATTTAAAGCACTCGGTCATGGTGGTAAAATCATCAATGCAACATCTCAGGCTGGTGTCGTTGGTAACCCTAACTTGACTGTATATGGTGGTACTAAATTTGCAGTGCGTGGTATTACTCAAACTTTGGCGCGTGATTTGGCTGATTCAGGCATCACTGTCAATGCTTATGCACCAGGTATCGTTAAGACTCCAATGATGTTTGACATTGCCCACGAAGTTGGTAAAAATGCTGGTAAAGATGATGAATGGGGTATGCAAACTTTTGCTAAAGATATTACCCTCAAACGTTTGTCTGAACCTGAAGACGTAGCAGCAGCAGTTAGCTTCCTTGCTGGACCTGACTCAAACTACATCACAGGTCAAACTATCATCGTTGATGGTGGTATGCAATTCCATTAA
- a CDS encoding rhodanese-like domain-containing protein, with amino-acid sequence MDLAQIQSDLAKGGLLIDVRSPEEYAEGHVKDALLIPHTQFFSADIPAEKDAFIYLYCKMGPRAEFAASVLKERGYTKVTNLGGLDDMEAIGFEFEE; translated from the coding sequence ATGGATTTAGCACAAATTCAGTCAGATCTAGCCAAGGGTGGACTGTTAATTGATGTCAGGAGTCCAGAAGAGTATGCAGAAGGACATGTTAAGGATGCCCTCTTAATACCTCATACCCAGTTTTTCTCTGCTGACATTCCAGCTGAAAAAGACGCTTTCATTTACCTCTATTGTAAAATGGGGCCTCGTGCAGAATTTGCTGCATCGGTCCTTAAAGAGAGAGGCTATACTAAGGTGACTAATCTAGGTGGCTTGGACGATATGGAAGCAATAGGTTTTGAATTTGAAGAATAA
- a CDS encoding cobalamin-independent methionine synthase II family protein gives MTKSKFQLVGSLLRPADLRKYKDEIEHRDDIQYPFYDALPGYQETETADIKQIVADQKANGIDILTDGEFGRSMWHLDFVWGLKGIERYIAEHGYTFKDHDGGQYETRKDIGIRITEPLSGKNHHYLDIYKLVKAEAGDEDTKQTIWGPAHAYTELAIFDRLAGPGQVYETNEDLKKGLINAYKEFLEEYKTVGGKIVQFDDCLWELFDPSNPASFFAEGNSDLAELADEFVSINNEVVDYAHELGLTVWTHNCRGNYESRSAAEGTYEAIAKKFLAEQHYDRFFLEWDSDTAGDIKALEALKDSKAEVVLGLLSSKTTELDDEERVLDLLENASQILPKERLFLSHQCGFASCDSGNELATPQQWAKIKQGQDIAKKFFG, from the coding sequence ATGACAAAATCTAAATTTCAATTAGTTGGTTCTCTCCTTCGTCCTGCAGATCTCCGTAAATACAAGGACGAAATCGAGCACCGTGACGATATCCAGTATCCTTTCTACGATGCCCTCCCTGGTTATCAAGAAACTGAAACTGCAGATATTAAGCAAATCGTGGCTGACCAAAAGGCTAACGGTATTGATATTCTTACTGATGGTGAGTTCGGGCGTTCTATGTGGCACTTGGACTTTGTCTGGGGTCTCAAAGGTATCGAACGTTACATTGCTGAGCACGGTTATACATTTAAAGACCACGATGGCGGACAATATGAGACTCGTAAAGATATTGGGATTCGTATTACTGAACCACTCTCAGGTAAAAACCACCATTACCTAGATATCTATAAATTGGTTAAGGCTGAAGCTGGTGATGAAGATACCAAACAAACTATCTGGGGACCTGCTCATGCCTACACTGAACTTGCTATCTTTGACCGTTTGGCTGGTCCAGGACAAGTCTATGAAACAAATGAAGACCTCAAAAAAGGTTTGATTAATGCCTATAAAGAATTCTTGGAAGAATACAAGACAGTTGGTGGAAAAATCGTTCAATTTGACGACTGTCTCTGGGAACTCTTTGACCCATCAAACCCTGCAAGTTTCTTTGCGGAAGGTAATTCTGATTTGGCAGAATTGGCTGATGAGTTTGTATCAATCAATAATGAAGTTGTAGATTATGCTCATGAACTTGGTTTAACGGTTTGGACACACAACTGTCGTGGTAACTATGAAAGCCGTTCTGCTGCCGAAGGAACTTACGAAGCCATTGCTAAGAAGTTCTTGGCAGAGCAACACTATGATCGCTTCTTCCTTGAATGGGACAGCGATACAGCTGGTGATATCAAGGCTCTCGAAGCCCTCAAAGATAGCAAAGCTGAAGTTGTACTAGGACTTTTGTCATCTAAAACAACTGAACTTGACGACGAAGAACGTGTTCTTGACTTGCTTGAAAATGCTAGTCAAATCCTTCCTAAAGAGCGTCTCTTCCTTTCTCACCAATGTGGTTTCGCCTCATGTGACTCAGGTAATGAGTTGGCAACACCACAACAATGGGCTAAAATTAAACAAGGTCAAGATATCGCTAAGAAATTCTTTGGTTAA
- the alsS gene encoding acetolactate synthase AlsS, with translation MSEEKQLYGADLVVDSLINHDVDYVFGIPGAKIDRVFDTLEDKGPELIVARHEQNAAFMAQGVGRITGKPGVVLVTSGPGVSNLATGLVTATDEGDPVLAIGGQVKRADLLKRAHQSMNNVAMLEPITKYAAEVHDANTLSETVANAYRHAKSGKPGASFISIPQDVTDAPVSVKAIKPMTDPKLGSASVSDINYLAQAIKNAVLPVLLLGNGASSEAVTYSIRQILKHVKLPVVETFQGAGIVSRDLEEDTFFGRVGLFRNQPGDMLLKKSDLIIAIGYDPIEYEARNWNAEISARIIVIDVEPAEVDTYFQPERELIGNVEATLDLLLPAIQGYKLPEGSVEYLKGLKNTVVEDVKFDRQPEEGTVHPLDLIEVLQEQTDDDMTVTVDVGSHYIWMARYFKSYEPRHLLFSNGMQTLGVALPWAISAALVRPKTKVISVSGDGGFLFSAQELETAVRLKLPIVHIIWNDGHYNMVEFQEEMKYGRSSGVDFGPVDFVKYAESFGAKGYRATSKEEFASLLQEALAQTVDGPVLIDVPIDYKDNIKLGETILPDEFY, from the coding sequence ATGTCAGAAGAAAAGCAATTGTATGGTGCGGATTTAGTGGTTGATAGTTTGATTAACCATGATGTTGATTATGTCTTTGGGATTCCAGGTGCAAAAATCGATAGGGTTTTTGATACTTTGGAAGATAAGGGACCTGAATTGATTGTTGCCCGTCATGAGCAAAATGCTGCTTTTATGGCTCAAGGTGTTGGACGTATCACAGGGAAACCCGGTGTAGTATTGGTAACATCTGGTCCAGGTGTCTCAAATTTGGCTACTGGTTTGGTAACAGCGACAGATGAAGGAGATCCTGTTCTTGCTATTGGTGGTCAGGTTAAGCGTGCAGATCTTTTGAAACGTGCCCATCAATCAATGAATAACGTTGCTATGCTTGAACCGATTACCAAGTATGCTGCTGAAGTACATGATGCTAATACCCTTTCTGAAACGGTTGCTAATGCCTATCGCCATGCTAAGTCAGGGAAACCGGGTGCAAGCTTTATTTCAATTCCTCAAGACGTGACCGATGCTCCGGTCAGTGTTAAGGCTATCAAGCCTATGACAGATCCAAAACTTGGTTCAGCATCTGTTTCTGATATTAACTATCTCGCACAGGCGATTAAAAATGCCGTATTGCCGGTCTTACTTTTAGGGAACGGTGCTTCATCAGAAGCTGTAACTTACTCTATTCGCCAGATTTTGAAACATGTTAAATTACCAGTTGTTGAAACTTTCCAAGGTGCTGGTATCGTGTCACGTGACCTTGAAGAGGATACTTTCTTTGGTCGTGTAGGTCTTTTCCGTAACCAACCGGGGGACATGTTGCTTAAGAAGTCGGACTTGATTATTGCCATTGGTTATGACCCAATTGAGTATGAAGCACGTAACTGGAATGCTGAAATTTCAGCACGTATTATCGTAATTGATGTTGAACCTGCTGAGGTGGATACTTACTTCCAGCCAGAACGTGAATTGATTGGTAATGTAGAAGCAACTTTAGATTTGCTTTTGCCTGCTATTCAAGGCTACAAATTACCTGAAGGTTCAGTCGAGTATCTTAAAGGGTTAAAAAATACAGTCGTCGAAGATGTTAAATTTGACCGTCAGCCTGAAGAAGGTACCGTACACCCACTCGATTTAATTGAAGTTTTACAAGAACAAACGGATGATGATATGACAGTTACCGTTGACGTTGGTAGTCACTATATCTGGATGGCTCGTTATTTCAAATCTTATGAACCACGTCATTTGCTTTTCTCAAATGGGATGCAAACTTTAGGGGTTGCTCTTCCGTGGGCCATCTCTGCAGCTTTGGTTCGTCCTAAGACAAAAGTCATTTCTGTTTCTGGTGACGGTGGCTTCCTCTTCTCAGCACAAGAATTGGAGACAGCAGTTCGATTGAAATTGCCAATTGTTCATATTATCTGGAACGATGGCCATTACAATATGGTGGAATTCCAGGAAGAAATGAAGTACGGTCGTTCATCAGGGGTTGACTTTGGTCCTGTAGATTTTGTAAAATATGCTGAGAGCTTTGGAGCGAAAGGTTATCGTGCAACAAGTAAAGAAGAGTTTGCTAGCTTGCTTCAAGAAGCCTTGGCTCAAACTGTAGATGGACCAGTCCTTATTGATGTTCCAATCGACTATAAAGATAATATTAAACTCGGCGAAACTATTTTGCCAGATGAATTTTACTAA
- the trmFO gene encoding methylenetetrahydrofolate--tRNA-(uracil(54)-C(5))-methyltransferase (FADH(2)-oxidizing) TrmFO: MSQSKADYINVIGAGLAGSEAAYQIAKRGIPVKLYEMRGVKATPQHKTTNFAELVCSNSFRGDSLTNAVGLLKEEMRRLDSIIMRNGEAHRVPAGGAMAVDREGYAEAVTAEIENHPLIEVIREEITEIPDDAITVIASGPLTSDALAEKIHELNGGDGFYFYDAAAPIVDKATIDMNKVYLKSRYDKGEAAYLNCPMTKEEFMAFHEALTTAEEAPLNSFEKEKYFEGCMPIEVMAKRGIKTMLYGPMKPVGLEYPEDYKGPRDGDFKTPYAVVQLRQDNAAGSLYNIVGFQTHLKWGEQKRVFQMIPGLENAEFVRYGVMHRNSYMDSPNLLKQTFQSKSNPNLFFAGQMTGVEGYVESAASGLVAGINAARLFKGEDEVIFPHTTAIGSLPYYVTHAESKHFQPMNVNFGIIKELEGPRIRDKKERYEKIAERALKDLQPFIQA, translated from the coding sequence ATGTCTCAATCAAAAGCAGATTATATTAACGTGATTGGAGCTGGTTTGGCCGGATCAGAGGCGGCTTATCAGATTGCCAAACGTGGTATTCCAGTAAAACTTTATGAAATGCGTGGGGTCAAAGCAACACCACAGCATAAGACAACCAATTTTGCAGAATTGGTTTGTTCTAACTCTTTCCGTGGAGATAGCTTGACCAATGCTGTAGGGCTTCTTAAAGAAGAAATGCGTCGCTTGGACTCTATCATTATGCGTAATGGAGAAGCTCACCGTGTGCCAGCTGGTGGTGCCATGGCGGTGGACCGTGAAGGTTATGCAGAAGCTGTTACAGCGGAAATTGAAAATCATCCATTAATTGAAGTTATCCGTGAAGAAATCACAGAAATTCCTGATGATGCCATTACAGTTATTGCCTCAGGACCATTGACTTCTGATGCTCTAGCTGAAAAAATTCATGAGCTTAACGGTGGAGATGGCTTCTATTTCTATGATGCCGCTGCACCAATAGTTGATAAAGCGACTATCGACATGAACAAGGTTTACCTTAAGTCACGCTATGACAAGGGTGAAGCAGCTTATCTAAACTGTCCTATGACCAAGGAAGAGTTCATGGCTTTCCATGAGGCTTTGACAACAGCTGAAGAAGCTCCTTTGAATTCCTTTGAGAAAGAAAAGTATTTCGAAGGGTGTATGCCTATCGAGGTCATGGCTAAACGTGGCATTAAGACAATGCTCTATGGCCCTATGAAACCAGTTGGTTTGGAGTATCCTGAGGATTATAAAGGACCACGTGACGGCGATTTCAAGACACCTTATGCGGTTGTTCAGCTTCGTCAGGACAATGCGGCTGGTAGTCTCTATAACATCGTTGGTTTCCAAACCCATCTCAAATGGGGCGAGCAAAAGCGTGTCTTCCAAATGATTCCAGGTCTTGAAAATGCTGAATTTGTGCGTTACGGGGTTATGCACCGTAATTCGTACATGGATTCGCCAAACTTACTCAAACAGACCTTCCAATCAAAATCAAACCCTAATTTGTTCTTTGCGGGACAAATGACTGGTGTTGAAGGTTATGTTGAATCAGCTGCCTCAGGTTTGGTTGCTGGAATCAATGCAGCCCGTCTCTTTAAAGGTGAAGATGAAGTTATCTTCCCTCATACAACAGCTATCGGAAGCCTCCCATATTATGTGACACATGCTGAAAGCAAACATTTCCAACCAATGAATGTTAACTTTGGTATTATCAAAGAGTTGGAAGGTCCACGTATTCGTGACAAGAAAGAGCGTTACGAAAAAATTGCTGAGCGTGCTCTTAAAGATTTACAACCTTTTATTCAAGCTTAG
- the lepA gene encoding translation elongation factor 4, translating to MPNIEELKQRQEKIRNFSIIAHIDHGKSTLADRILEKTETVSSREMQAQLLDSMDLERERGITIKLNAIELNYTAKDGETYIFHLIDTPGHVDFTYEVSRSLAACEGAILVVDAAQGIEAQTLANVYLALDNDLEILPVINKIDLPAADPERVRTEVEDVIGLDASEAVLASAKAGIGIEEILEQIVEKVPAPQGDVEAPLQALIFDSVYDAYRGVILQVRVVNGMVKPGDKIQMMSNGKTFDVTEVGIFTPKAVGRDYLATGDVGYIAASIKTVADTRVGDTVTLADNPAAEPLHGYKQMNPMVFAGLYPIESNKYNDLREALEKLQLNDASLQFEPETSQALGFGFRCGFLGLLHMDVIQERLEREFNIDLIMTAPSVVYHVNTTDGEMLEVSNPSEFPDPTRIDAIEEPYVKAQIMVPQEYVGAVMELAQRKRGDFETMEYIDDNRVNVIYQIPLAEIVFDFFDKLKSSTRGYASFDYELSEYRRSQLVKMDILLNGDKVDALSFIVHKEFAYERGKLIVDKLKKIIPRQQFEVPIQAAIGQKIVARTDIKALRKNVLAKCYGGDVSRKRKLLEKQKAGKKRMKAIGSVEVPQEAFLSVLSMDEDEK from the coding sequence ATGCCAAATATTGAAGAATTAAAACAACGACAGGAGAAGATTCGTAACTTCTCTATTATTGCCCATATTGACCATGGGAAATCAACCCTTGCTGACCGTATTTTGGAAAAGACTGAAACAGTGTCAAGTCGTGAGATGCAGGCGCAACTCCTTGATAGCATGGACCTTGAGCGTGAACGTGGAATCACTATTAAACTAAATGCCATTGAGCTTAACTATACAGCTAAAGATGGTGAAACATACATTTTCCACCTTATCGACACCCCGGGACACGTGGACTTTACTTATGAGGTGTCACGTTCTCTTGCTGCCTGTGAGGGTGCTATCTTGGTGGTAGATGCAGCTCAAGGAATTGAAGCGCAAACACTTGCCAATGTTTACTTGGCACTAGATAATGACTTGGAAATCTTACCAGTTATCAATAAAATCGACCTTCCAGCTGCAGATCCTGAGCGTGTTCGTACAGAGGTTGAAGATGTTATCGGACTAGATGCTTCTGAGGCTGTGCTTGCGTCAGCTAAGGCCGGTATTGGTATCGAAGAGATTCTCGAACAAATCGTTGAGAAAGTTCCTGCACCTCAAGGTGATGTTGAAGCGCCTCTCCAAGCCCTTATCTTTGACTCCGTTTACGATGCTTACCGTGGGGTTATCCTCCAAGTGCGTGTGGTTAACGGAATGGTTAAACCAGGTGATAAGATTCAAATGATGTCTAATGGCAAGACTTTTGATGTTACTGAGGTTGGTATCTTCACACCTAAAGCTGTTGGACGTGATTACCTTGCGACAGGTGATGTTGGTTATATCGCAGCCTCAATTAAGACTGTTGCGGATACTCGTGTCGGTGATACCGTAACACTTGCAGACAATCCTGCTGCAGAGCCGCTCCATGGCTATAAGCAAATGAACCCAATGGTGTTTGCAGGTCTTTACCCAATTGAGTCAAATAAATATAACGACTTGCGTGAAGCCCTTGAAAAACTCCAGTTGAACGATGCCAGTCTTCAATTTGAGCCTGAAACGTCTCAAGCCCTTGGTTTTGGTTTCCGCTGTGGTTTCTTGGGTCTTCTTCACATGGATGTTATCCAAGAACGTTTGGAACGTGAGTTTAACATCGACCTCATTATGACAGCGCCATCGGTAGTTTACCATGTTAATACTACTGACGGTGAGATGCTTGAAGTGTCTAACCCATCTGAGTTCCCAGATCCTACACGCATTGATGCTATCGAAGAGCCTTATGTTAAAGCTCAAATCATGGTTCCTCAAGAATATGTTGGTGCGGTTATGGAGTTGGCACAACGTAAACGTGGTGATTTTGAAACTATGGAATACATTGATGATAATCGTGTGAATGTTATCTATCAAATTCCACTTGCTGAAATCGTCTTTGATTTCTTTGATAAATTGAAATCATCAACACGTGGTTATGCAAGCTTTGACTATGAATTGTCAGAATACCGTCGCTCACAATTGGTGAAAATGGATATTCTCCTTAATGGTGACAAGGTCGATGCCCTTAGCTTCATCGTGCATAAGGAATTTGCCTACGAGCGTGGAAAACTTATCGTTGATAAACTTAAGAAAATCATTCCACGTCAACAATTCGAAGTGCCTATCCAAGCGGCTATCGGTCAAAAAATTGTTGCCCGTACAGACATCAAAGCCCTTCGTAAAAACGTCTTGGCAAAATGTTACGGTGGTGACGTTTCACGTAAACGTAAACTCCTCGAAAAACAAAAAGCCGGTAAGAAACGTATGAAAGCTATCGGTTCGGTTGAAGTACCACAAGAAGCCTTCTTATCAGTACTTTCAATGGACGAAGATGAGAAATAA
- the ndk gene encoding nucleoside-diphosphate kinase, whose translation MQKTFFIIKPDAVKRHLMGQVIDRIERRGFIIERMEMLTLDEERLKEHYAQLVDKPFFPSIAEFMMSGPSVIGIISGPGVIKSWRDMMGATNPGDAAPGTIRGDFATAPDGDMIPNIVHGSDSEESAAREIKIWFGE comes from the coding sequence ATGCAAAAAACATTTTTTATTATTAAACCAGATGCTGTAAAACGACACTTGATGGGACAAGTGATTGATCGTATTGAACGTCGTGGCTTCATTATTGAACGAATGGAAATGTTGACACTTGACGAAGAACGTCTTAAAGAACATTATGCTCAATTGGTTGATAAACCTTTTTTCCCTAGCATTGCAGAATTTATGATGAGTGGTCCATCAGTGATTGGTATTATTTCTGGTCCAGGTGTTATCAAGTCATGGCGTGATATGATGGGAGCAACCAATCCAGGCGATGCTGCTCCTGGAACGATTCGTGGAGACTTTGCAACCGCACCAGATGGTGACATGATTCCAAATATCGTTCATGGCTCTGATTCAGAAGAATCTGCGGCTCGAGAAATTAAGATTTGGTTTGGTGAGTAG
- the budA gene encoding acetolactate decarboxylase has product MSEAIKLFQYNTLGALMAGLYGGTLTVGELLEHGDLGLGTLDSIDGELIVLDGKAYQAKGSEGKVEVVEVSPDEKVPYAAVVPHQAEVIFRQRYEMTDKELEDRIESYYDGVNLFRSIKIKGHFKHMHVRMIPKSNADIKFADVATRQPEYEVDDISGTIVGIWTPEMFHGVSVAGYHLHFISDDLTFGGHVMDFVIENGIIEVGPVDQLDQRFPVQDRQYLFAKFNVDEMREDITKAE; this is encoded by the coding sequence ATGTCTGAAGCCATAAAATTATTTCAATATAATACTTTGGGAGCCTTGATGGCTGGGCTTTATGGAGGTACTTTAACAGTTGGTGAATTGTTGGAGCATGGAGACTTGGGTCTTGGAACATTAGATTCTATTGATGGGGAGTTGATTGTTCTTGATGGTAAAGCCTATCAAGCTAAAGGCTCTGAAGGTAAAGTCGAAGTGGTAGAAGTTTCTCCAGATGAAAAAGTTCCCTATGCAGCAGTCGTACCTCACCAAGCTGAAGTTATCTTCCGTCAACGTTATGAAATGACTGATAAAGAACTTGAGGATCGTATTGAATCTTACTATGATGGGGTTAATCTCTTCCGTTCTATCAAAATTAAGGGTCATTTTAAACACATGCACGTGCGCATGATTCCTAAATCAAATGCGGATATTAAGTTTGCTGATGTTGCCACTCGCCAACCTGAGTACGAGGTAGATGATATTTCAGGTACCATCGTTGGTATTTGGACGCCAGAAATGTTTCACGGTGTGAGTGTTGCTGGTTATCACCTTCATTTTATTTCAGACGACTTGACATTCGGTGGTCACGTTATGGACTTTGTTATTGAAAATGGTATTATCGAAGTTGGACCAGTTGACCAACTCGATCAACGTTTCCCAGTTCAAGACCGTCAGTATCTCTTTGCTAAATTCAATGTCGATGAGATGCGTGAAGATATTACTAAGGCTGAATAA